The Arvicanthis niloticus isolate mArvNil1 chromosome 2, mArvNil1.pat.X, whole genome shotgun sequence genome includes a window with the following:
- the LOC117703183 gene encoding olfactory receptor 4C15-like translates to MQNQTVVTEFILLGLSQNPKVEKILFVIFLLLYLATIGGNMTIVVTIVWSPALLGSPMYFFLAFLSLLDACVSSIVTPKMIIDLFYKRKTISFECCMTQVFSVHFFSAVEVIILAAMAYDRYVAICKPLHYSSIMNRRVCGILVGVAWAGGFLHSIIQIIFTLHLPFCGPNFIDHFICDLFPLLKLACIDTHIFVILVFANSGSICIIIFSFLLVSYGVILFSLRTHSSEGRRKALSTCGSHITVVVLFFVPCILIYARPTSPFSLEKNVFIFADVLTPLLNPMVYTFRNKEMKNAIKKMWRTLLVVPDTYQNN, encoded by the coding sequence ATGCAAAACCAGACCGTTGTCACTGAATTCATACTCCTGGGACTTTCACAAAACCCAAAAGTTGAGAAGAtcttatttgttatatttttattgctcTATCTTGCAACAATTGGGGGCAACATGACAATTGTGGTGACCATTGTTTGGAGCCCTGCATTGCTGGGTtctcccatgtacttcttcctggcATTCTTGTCCTTACTGGATGCATGTGTCTCCTCTATTGTCACACCCAAGATGATTATAGATTTATTCTATAAGAGGAAGACCATCTCCTTTGAATGTTGCATGACACAAGTGTTTTCTGTCCACTTCTTCAGTGCTGTGGAGGTGATCATTTTGGCAGCTATGGcttatgaccgctatgtggccatttgTAAGCCATTGCACTACTCTTCCATTATGAATAGGAGGGTCTGTGGCATCCTGGTGGGGGTAGCCTGGGCAGGGGGATTTTTGCATTCAATCATACAAATTATATTCACTTTGCATTTGCCTTTCTGTGGCCCTaattttattgatcattttatATGTGACTTGTTCCCATTGCTGAAGCTTGCTTGCATcgacacacatatatttgtaattttggTGTTTGCTAACAGTGGGTCTATCTGCATcattatcttttcctttttgcttgttTCCTATGGTGTAATATTGTTCTCTCTGAGAACCCATAGTTCTGAAGGGAGACGTAAAGCTCTCTCTACCTGTGGGTCCCACATTACTGTCGTAGTTTTGTTCTTTGTACCATGCATATTAATATATGCACGACCTACATCTCCATTCTCTTTggagaaaaatgtatttatatttgcgGATGTCTTGACACCATTACTCAATCCTATGGTTTACACTTTCAGGAACAAGGAAATGAAGAATGCCATTAAGAAAATGTGGAGAACTTTATTAGTGGTTCCTGACACATATCAAAATAATTAA